One Bosea sp. 124 genomic window, CCCCAGATCGCCGTGCTGGACATGGGCGCCTTCCTGGCGACGTCGGCCGAACCTGACCAGATCATCGGCCGGCTGCGCGAACATTGCGCCGGCATGACACTGTTTCTTCTTGTGGGGGATGCTAGTCTCGTCGCGGACATTCCGCTCCGGATCGTCTTCGACGGCCCGTCCGGGACGATCGAAAGCGAGGATGGCAAGCATGCCCGCAACGGCGCTGCCGCTCCCTTGCAGCGGCGCAACGGCGGCGAGCGGATGGAGGCGCGACCATGACACTCGAAGCGGACATCTCCTGCCTGCGCCAGCTCCCCCTGTTCCAGTCGCTACCGCCGCCGCGGCTCAAGCTCGTGGCGCTGATGGGCGAGAAGCTGCATTTCGCGGCCGGCGAGCAGATCATCGAGGAGGGCGACAAGCCCGAAGGCGTCTATGTAATCCTGCAAGGCGATATCGAGATTTCGCATGAGAGGCCCGATGGACAAGGCCGGCGGCTGCAGCTCCACTCCGGCAGCCTGATCGGCGACGTGCCCCTCCTGTCCGGGCAAAGCGCCGTCGGTGCGGTGACGGCCAAGAGCGCGGTCCATGCGCTGCGCCTGCCGAAGGACCTGTTCTTCGAACTGCTCGAGACGATACCGGATTTCAGCCTGGCGCTGTCGCGCGACCTCGCCTCGCGGCTGTACCGTCTGGCGGATATCACGCTGCACGGGGAGAAAGTGCATTGACGATGCAGGAGCCGGCATGAGCCTGCAGCAGACGGCCGGAGCGCGGCGTTCGGGCATGGGCGCCGGGATGGATCAGGTGTCGTCGTGGAGCCGGGACATCCGCTTCGCCTCGGGACTGGTGCTGCTCTTCTTCGCGGCGACGCATTTCCTCAATCACGCGGCGGGCATCGCCGGCGTCGAGGCCATGGAGCAGGCGCAGGAGTGGCGCTACTGGCTGTGGCATTCCTGGGCCGGGACGGCCGCGCTCTACGGGGCGCTCGTCGTCCATCCCTTCTTCGCGCTCGTCCGGGTCGCCCAGCGCCGCACCTTCAAGATGCCGGCGCGCGAGATGCTGCAGATCGCACTGGGCCTGGCGATCCCGCTCTTCCTGATCGATCACATCGTCGGGACGCGGGTGATGGGCAGCTTCTTCAATCTCGACGAGAGCTATCGTGCCGTCCTGCGGCGGCTCTGGCCCGGTCTTGCCGCGACCCAGTCGCTGCTGCTGCTGCTGGTCTGGGTCCATGGCATCATCGGCCTGCATTTCACGCTGCGCTCGCGCGACGCCTATCAGCGCTGGCGCGATCCCTTCCTGCTGGTCGCGATCCTGATCCCGATCCTGGCCCTGATCGGCTTTGCCGTGGCGGGGCGGGAGGCCGGCCAGATGGCGATGGCGCCGGAGGTCGCGACCGATGCGCAGATCGTCATGTTCAACCAGAACGTGACCTGGGCGAAGACCGTCTTCTACGGGCTTGTCGGCTGCTTCGTCGGCTTCGTCGGCATCCGCGAGATCAGGGTCCGGACGACCCGGCAGATCACCGTCCGCTTCGTCGGCCATGGCGTGCGCAAGCTCGCGCCCGGCCTGACCGTGTTGGAGATGTTCAGGCGCTTCGGCATTCCGCATGCAGCGCTGTGCGGCGGGCGGGCTCGTTGCGCCACCTGTCGCGTGCTGGTGCTGGACGGCGCCGACAACCTGCCCGCGCCCGGCATGAACGAGGCCAAGCTGCTGCGCCGGATCGCGGCCCCCGAGCGCGTGCGCCTCGCCTGCCAGATCAGGCCGCGTGATGACCTTCAGGTCCAGATCCTGCTGGCTTCCCGCCTCAAGACGACGGCGCCGATCGATTTCGAGCCCGATGCCAGCGCCGGCAAACGCGGGCTGACCGTCGTGGTGGCGGATCTGCGCGCCTTCTCGTCGCTGGCCGAACGGCAATTGCCGCAGGAACTGATCGGCCTGCTCAACCGCTTCTTCGACGAGATGGCCCAGGCCATCGCGGCTCATGGCGGGCGCATCGACGCCTTCTATGGCGACGGCTTCATGGCGGTGTTCGGGCTGGAAGGCAGTCCGGCGAAGGGCGCGCAGACCGCGATCGCCGCTGCTGGCGATATCGTGCGCGCAGTCGAGGCGCTGAACCGCGAGTTCGGAGCCGCGCTGCCGCTGCCGCTGCGCATCGGCATCGGCATCCATAGCGGCCAGGCGATCACCGGGGCGGTCGAGAACGACAGCCTCGGGCGGCGCGAGATCACGGTCGGCGAGACGGTTGCCGTCGCCGCCCAGCTCGAGCTGGCGACACGCCGCGTGCTGGCCGATATCCTGGTGTCCGAAGATGCAATCCGGGCCAGCGGCCGCAGTTATCGCGGCACGACGCAGCTCAAGATCACCATCCGCGGGCGGGAGAAGCCGCTGAATGCACTTGGTTTCGCCAGCGCGCCGGAGATCGCGGAATCCGATGAGGACAAGGCAGCGGCTGCCGACCCCGCCATCCTCGATGCCACGGTGAGCGAGGGCGCGGCCGAGGTCGATCTCGTCGAGGGCGCCGACGGCGTCGCCCTGCTCGCCCCGGCCTCCAGGGCTACGCGCGAGGCGGCTGCGTCGCCGGGGGAGGCCCCTCCCGTCGAGGCTCCTCCGGCCAAGGCCAGGCGGTCCCCGCGCAAGAAGGCTCCGGCGCGGAAGCCGGAAACGCCGGAGCAGGACGGGTCGTGACGCTCAGGCCGGTCCGAAGACGAGGAAGCGCCGGCGATCAAAGCCGGCGGCACGCAGGGCCTCGTCGTTGATCGTCAGGGCGAGATCGATGTTCGGCGGGGCGGGACGCGTCGCCGTCAATGCGCCGATCTGGCCCTGCGCCCGTTCCAGATCGAGCGCATAGTCGATCACCAGGACTTCGGCGCCGGCCGCCAGTGCGAGCAGTTCGGGCGGGGTCGCGCCACGGCGTCCGAAGGGCTTGAGCGAGAGCCCGAGCAGAACGAGCGCGTAAGGGCCTATCGGCGCGATCTCGACCTCCTGCAGCTTGGCGGCACGATGGCGCAGGCGGCAGGGCGCACCGTTCAGCATCTCGGCCGAGAAGTCCGGGATCTTCGGGTCGATGACGGTCACGGTCTGGGGGCGGTGGGTCAGGAAGCCGGTGATCGGCAAGCCGGCGCCGCCGATCTCGACGATATGGGCGCAGGCGCGCACCGCATGGGCGGCGAGAACCTGTCGCAGGGCAGCCGCGGGGCTGGCAAGATGGGCCAGCAGGATGCCGGACGGCGCGACGGCGGGGTCGCTGGCCTTTACAGGTCTGCTTGCATATGGTCCGGCCACTTTCACTCCGCTTTCCCGACACGGCATGACACGCGACACGCCTCCCGACGCCTTCTATGACATTCTGCGCGGCGTCGCAGCCCTCACCGGCAACAGCGTGGTGGCCGATCTCGCGCGTCTCGTCGCCGACGAGATGCCGCCCGATCTGTGGATCGCCTTCAATCACAAGCAGATCGGCTCGAAGCGCTGGCTGGTCGATGCGCTGGCAGGGACGATGCCGCATCCGCAGGGGCCGGTCTGGGTGCTGGGGGCGTGGTACGGCGTGCTGGGCGCGCTGTTGCTCGCCGACGAGCGGCTGGCGATTCCGGCAGTGGTCAGCGTCGACCTCGACCCATCCTGCGCGCCCGTCGCCGAGCGACTGAACCGCCGCCATGTCGCGGCGGGTCGCTTCCGGACTGTCACGGCCGACATGATGACGCTCGACTTCGCGGCCCAGAGCCCGGCGCCAGGCCTCGTCATCAACACGAGCTGCGAGCATTTGTCCGATGTGCCGGGCTGGCTTTCGACCTTGCCGCCGGGCCTGCCGCTGCTGCTGCAATCGAACGACTATGTCCGCGAGCCCGACCATCGCAGCTGCGTCGCCTCCCTCGACGCGTTCAAGGCGCAGGCGGGGCTGTCGGAGACGCTGTTCGCCGGAGCGCTGCCGACCAAGAACTACACCCGTTTCATGCTGATCGGCCGGCGATGAAGCCGCCCCGTATCGCGATCGCGATGAAGGGCTATCCGCGCCTGTCGGAGACCTTCATCGCGCAGGAACTGCTCGGCTTGCAGCAGCGCGACCTGCCCTTCGCGATCTGGTCGCTGCGCCGGCCGACCGATGTCGCCCGGCATCTGATGCACGACCAGATCAAGGTGCCGGTGAGCTATCTGCCGGAGTATCTGCGTGAGGAGCCGGGACGGGTGCTGCGGGGTGTGCTGCGGGCGCTGCTGCGGCCGGGCTTTGCGCGGTTGCTTGGCGTCTTCCTGCGCGATCTCGCCCGCGACCGGACGCGCAACCGGCTGCGCCGCTTCGGGCAGGCCTGCGTGATGGCGCGCGAGCTGCCGGTCGGGACCACGCATCTGCATGTCCATTACCTGCATACGCCTGCCTCGGTGATCTTCTATGCGGCGCTGCTGCGCGGGCTTTCCTGGTCGTTCTCGGCTCATGCCAAGGATATCTGGACGACGCCGGACTGGGAGAAACGCGAGAAGATCGCGGCGGCAGCATGGGGCGTCACCTGCACGCAGGACGGCCACCGCGAACTCATGCGCCTGGCCAACCGGCCCGAGAAGGTCGGCCTCGTCTATCACGGGCTCGATCTCGCGCGCTTTCCGGCGCCGCCTGCCCGGCCTGCCCGCGACGGCAGCGATTCCGCCGATCCGGTGCGCTTCGTCACCATCGGCCGTGCCGTCGAGAAAAAGGGCTTCGACGATCTGCTGGCCGCGCTGGCAAAGCTTCCTGCCGGTTTGCATTGGCGCCTGACCCATATCGGCGGCGGCGAGAAGCTGAAGGCCCTGCAGACGCAGGCCGGTATTTTGGGTCTCGCCGATCGCGTGACCTGGGCGGGACCGAAGGCACAGGGCGAGGTCATCGCGGCGCTGCGCGAGGCCGATCTCTTCGTGCTGCCCTCCAGGCAGGCCGGCGATGGCGACCGCGACGGCCTGCCCAATGTCGTGATGGAGGCGGCGAGCCAGGCCCTGCCCATCGTCGCCACCGACTTCGCCGGTATTCCGGAATTCGTGCGCGAGGGTGTCGAGGGGCTGCTCGTCCGCCCCGGCGATGTCGCCGCGCTGGCGCGGGCGCTGGCCGGTCTGGCTGGCGCGCCCGCGCGGCGCAAGGCGCTCGGGCGGGCCTCGCATGAGCGACTGACGGGTGCGTTTTCGGCGTCAGCCGGGCTCGACCGAATTGCGGCGCGACTGCGCGCCTCGGCTGGTCTGGCACCATGAGCGCGACGGGCACGCGCGGCAGCGTGCTGATCGCGGTGACGCATCTGCTCGGCAGCGGGCATCTCGTGCGGGCGGCGCATCTGGCCCGGGCGCTCGCGGAAGGCGGTTTTGCCGTCACGCTCGCGAGCGGCGGCATGCCATTGCGGGCGATGACGGGTGAGCCCTTCGACTTCGTGCAATTGCCGCCGGTCAAGGTCGAGGGTGTCGATTTCCGCAATCTGCTCGACGAGGAGGGCCGGCCGATCGATGTCTCCCGGCGCGAGGCACGACAGGCGCTGCTCCGCGAGCTTGCGGTTTCGCTCCGGCCGGATGTGGTCGTCACCGAGCATTTCCCCTTCGGGCGGCGGCAACTGGCCGATGAATTCCTCGGCCTGATCGCGGCGGCGAAGGCCGCCCGGCCGAAGGTGCTGGTGCTGTCTTCGGTCAGGGACGTGCTGGTGACGCCCCGTCCAGACCGGATCGCGGAGGCGCACCGGCGCATCGAGACCATGTTCGACGGCGTTCTGGTGCATGGCGACCGCGCCTTCCTGCCGCTTGATGCGTCCTGGCCGGTGTCGGCGGAACTCGCGAGTCGGCTGCATTACACGGGCTATCTGGCGGCCTCGCCCTCGTTTCGCGGCGCTCGCGATGGCCGCGAGGGGGAAATTCTGGTTTCGGGGGGCGGCTCCGGCGCGGCGCTGCCGCTGTTCCGGCTCTGT contains:
- a CDS encoding SAM-dependent methyltransferase, which gives rise to MTRDTPPDAFYDILRGVAALTGNSVVADLARLVADEMPPDLWIAFNHKQIGSKRWLVDALAGTMPHPQGPVWVLGAWYGVLGALLLADERLAIPAVVSVDLDPSCAPVAERLNRRHVAAGRFRTVTADMMTLDFAAQSPAPGLVINTSCEHLSDVPGWLSTLPPGLPLLLQSNDYVREPDHRSCVASLDAFKAQAGLSETLFAGALPTKNYTRFMLIGRR
- a CDS encoding glycosyltransferase — encoded protein: MKPPRIAIAMKGYPRLSETFIAQELLGLQQRDLPFAIWSLRRPTDVARHLMHDQIKVPVSYLPEYLREEPGRVLRGVLRALLRPGFARLLGVFLRDLARDRTRNRLRRFGQACVMARELPVGTTHLHVHYLHTPASVIFYAALLRGLSWSFSAHAKDIWTTPDWEKREKIAAAAWGVTCTQDGHRELMRLANRPEKVGLVYHGLDLARFPAPPARPARDGSDSADPVRFVTIGRAVEKKGFDDLLAALAKLPAGLHWRLTHIGGGEKLKALQTQAGILGLADRVTWAGPKAQGEVIAALREADLFVLPSRQAGDGDRDGLPNVVMEAASQALPIVATDFAGIPEFVREGVEGLLVRPGDVAALARALAGLAGAPARRKALGRASHERLTGAFSASAGLDRIAARLRASAGLAP
- a CDS encoding glycosyltransferase; protein product: MSATGTRGSVLIAVTHLLGSGHLVRAAHLARALAEGGFAVTLASGGMPLRAMTGEPFDFVQLPPVKVEGVDFRNLLDEEGRPIDVSRREARQALLRELAVSLRPDVVVTEHFPFGRRQLADEFLGLIAAAKAARPKVLVLSSVRDVLVTPRPDRIAEAHRRIETMFDGVLVHGDRAFLPLDASWPVSAELASRLHYTGYLAASPSFRGARDGREGEILVSGGGSGAALPLFRLCVEAARLSDPVWRWRLLVGRGLGEGLFAELRQSASPNVIVERARPDFPELLAACALSISQAGYNTVLDLVAAGRPAIVVPFDEGAETEQAVRADAMERAGLARCLRLSDADAASPGPFAAAVAATLAAGPPHPLAIDRDGAGMVAGIARRLLAARA
- a CDS encoding cyclic nucleotide-binding domain-containing protein → MTLEADISCLRQLPLFQSLPPPRLKLVALMGEKLHFAAGEQIIEEGDKPEGVYVILQGDIEISHERPDGQGRRLQLHSGSLIGDVPLLSGQSAVGAVTAKSAVHALRLPKDLFFELLETIPDFSLALSRDLASRLYRLADITLHGEKVH
- a CDS encoding adenylate/guanylate cyclase domain-containing protein, whose product is MSLQQTAGARRSGMGAGMDQVSSWSRDIRFASGLVLLFFAATHFLNHAAGIAGVEAMEQAQEWRYWLWHSWAGTAALYGALVVHPFFALVRVAQRRTFKMPAREMLQIALGLAIPLFLIDHIVGTRVMGSFFNLDESYRAVLRRLWPGLAATQSLLLLLVWVHGIIGLHFTLRSRDAYQRWRDPFLLVAILIPILALIGFAVAGREAGQMAMAPEVATDAQIVMFNQNVTWAKTVFYGLVGCFVGFVGIREIRVRTTRQITVRFVGHGVRKLAPGLTVLEMFRRFGIPHAALCGGRARCATCRVLVLDGADNLPAPGMNEAKLLRRIAAPERVRLACQIRPRDDLQVQILLASRLKTTAPIDFEPDASAGKRGLTVVVADLRAFSSLAERQLPQELIGLLNRFFDEMAQAIAAHGGRIDAFYGDGFMAVFGLEGSPAKGAQTAIAAAGDIVRAVEALNREFGAALPLPLRIGIGIHSGQAITGAVENDSLGRREITVGETVAVAAQLELATRRVLADILVSEDAIRASGRSYRGTTQLKITIRGREKPLNALGFASAPEIAESDEDKAAAADPAILDATVSEGAAEVDLVEGADGVALLAPASRATREAAASPGEAPPVEAPPAKARRSPRKKAPARKPETPEQDGS